The proteins below come from a single Rhodohalobacter sp. SW132 genomic window:
- a CDS encoding class I SAM-dependent methyltransferase has translation MKDLEFIASQLRKPSGDFAATIAEKMNEGNQPLYDLTFNRLDLNKGDTILEIGFGNGFHFPELLSLEDSLTVYGIDYSEDMVRQAAGRNKKLIKKGQLFLAEGGSDRLPYADHTFDIVFCNMVIYFWDNPEVHLKEIRRVMKSTGKFYTGMRSKETMLQLPFTKFGFKLYSVEEWSSLLKDNGFTIKNTYQKTDPGFEESGKVIRLESICIAAEL, from the coding sequence ATGAAAGACCTTGAATTCATAGCCAGTCAGCTTCGGAAACCATCAGGCGATTTTGCAGCCACAATCGCGGAAAAGATGAATGAAGGGAATCAGCCCCTCTACGATCTGACATTCAACAGACTCGATCTCAATAAAGGGGATACTATCCTGGAAATTGGATTTGGTAATGGCTTTCATTTTCCTGAACTCTTATCGCTTGAAGACAGCCTGACTGTCTATGGGATCGATTATTCTGAGGATATGGTGAGGCAGGCAGCGGGCCGAAATAAAAAATTAATTAAAAAAGGGCAGCTGTTTCTTGCCGAAGGGGGCAGTGACCGGCTGCCTTATGCAGATCATACTTTCGATATTGTATTCTGCAATATGGTGATCTATTTTTGGGATAACCCGGAAGTTCACCTGAAAGAAATCCGCAGAGTTATGAAATCCACAGGGAAATTTTATACCGGCATGAGATCAAAAGAAACTATGCTTCAGCTGCCGTTTACAAAGTTTGGTTTCAAGCTATACAGCGTGGAAGAATGGAGCAGTTTATTAAAGGATAATGGCTTTACAATAAAAAACACATATCAAAAAACAGATCCCGGATTTGAGGAGAGTGGAAAGGTGATCAGGCTCGAATCGATATGTATTGCAGCTGAGTTATAA
- a CDS encoding AraC family transcriptional regulator, giving the protein MKDLPASKRLIVNDLLFADYKCPLSHSRFDMWTHHNYFVYVMKGKKKWFAGDKEVIAGEGDCIFVKKGAHSIYQYFDDEFCSLFMFVPDHFIKETVISNRIEISVNDREYYPAPILRVQNNEILQSYFLSFLSYISTSGQPDAKLAELKFRELIMIVATMRENAAVALYFHELCNRSRPPLQSVMESNFTYPMKLEEYARLSGRSLSLFKRDFKKIYNTTPGRWLTRKRIEYGRYLLQKTDKSVTEAALDCGLKNHSHFSRAFKDQYGISPVEAKKTSEQNL; this is encoded by the coding sequence ATGAAAGACCTTCCGGCCAGCAAACGGCTCATCGTAAACGATCTCCTGTTTGCTGACTACAAGTGTCCGCTAAGTCACTCCCGGTTCGATATGTGGACCCATCACAACTACTTTGTGTATGTGATGAAGGGGAAGAAGAAATGGTTTGCAGGAGATAAAGAGGTGATTGCTGGTGAGGGAGATTGTATATTTGTGAAAAAGGGTGCTCATTCGATCTATCAATATTTTGATGATGAATTTTGCTCGCTGTTTATGTTTGTACCGGATCATTTCATTAAAGAAACCGTCATCAGTAACCGGATTGAAATCTCCGTAAATGACCGTGAGTATTATCCCGCGCCAATCCTTCGGGTACAGAATAATGAAATTCTCCAATCCTACTTTCTATCCTTTTTGTCATACATTTCCACCAGCGGACAACCGGATGCGAAGCTTGCAGAGCTCAAATTCAGAGAGTTAATCATGATTGTGGCAACCATGAGGGAAAATGCGGCTGTTGCCTTGTATTTCCATGAACTTTGCAACAGATCCCGGCCACCGCTGCAGTCTGTCATGGAGTCAAATTTCACCTACCCGATGAAGCTGGAGGAGTATGCGCGCCTGAGCGGGCGAAGCCTTTCACTTTTCAAAAGAGATTTCAAAAAGATCTACAATACCACCCCCGGCAGATGGCTGACCCGGAAACGGATTGAGTATGGCCGGTATCTGCTTCAAAAAACCGATAAATCGGTAACTGAGGCTGCATTGGATTGTGGATTGAAAAATCATTCACATTTCAGTCGTGCTTTTAAAGATCAGTATGGAATCTCTCCGGTTGAGGCTAAAAAAACGTCTGAGCAAAACCTTTGA
- a CDS encoding alpha-L-rhamnosidase C-terminal domain-containing protein, which yields MHFRSSPVLIVLTALLIATISSEARQSDLMDTDLLNKTWDAHWIMHPSASTTDFGVFHFRRSFELDTIPDSFVIHVSGDTRYRLFINGKSVSKGPAVGDKHNWRFETVDIAEYLHEGKNIAAATVWNFGEHNAISHHSYRTAFLLQGNSENESIVNTNSSWFVKQNDGYSPIPVSYQTVAGYYAAPPGEKFVAEHYPHGWMETGYDVTEWETARTYQQGQPRGTNPYGNLYGWNLVPRNIPMMEEHKERILELRRTEGIAMNGGFLEGTEPLEVPADSRVVLLVDQTYIINAYPVLIVSGGRDAEIRLIYAEALREADNTKGNRNEIEGKEILGFHDSFILNGGQNRTLQPLWLRSYRYIQLEIETASDPLILHDMYGIFTGYPFEENARFASSDESLDDIWEAGWRTARLNAFESYWDCAYYEQLQYVGDTRIQALISLYVSGDDRLMRNAIEHFNDSRMPDGITMSRYPSHHPQYIPPYSLLWISMVHDYWMHRDDDEFVKQFLPGIRSVINWYEEYLDDELDLLGPMPWWNYVDAAQGFDRGTPPGSDDGNSIVISLQILYVLDYAAELAEAYGNYRDAGHYRELMERLQKSILKYGWNTERQLIADTPDQNDYSQQANILAVLTGVVPEDQQKNLMERILVEEDLVQATYYFRFYLFRAMRKAGLGNQYLDQLDPWYDALALGMTTFPEHPEPSRSDAHAWSSSPNYDFFATVAGIRPYSPGFSQVLIEPQPGALEWIQAAIPHPKGNISVDFSFDEDSVRGEINLPDGLTGRFTWNGREIEIGSGLNQIEMK from the coding sequence ATGCATTTTCGATCTTCACCTGTCTTGATAGTGCTTACCGCTTTACTGATTGCCACTATATCATCAGAAGCCCGTCAATCAGACTTAATGGATACGGATCTACTAAACAAAACCTGGGATGCTCATTGGATTATGCATCCCTCAGCATCAACCACTGATTTTGGAGTATTTCATTTTCGCCGTTCCTTTGAACTGGATACAATCCCTGATTCTTTTGTAATTCACGTTTCCGGCGATACCCGGTATCGTCTGTTTATTAATGGGAAATCCGTATCGAAAGGGCCGGCTGTAGGGGATAAACATAACTGGCGTTTCGAGACAGTGGATATAGCAGAGTATCTGCACGAAGGTAAAAATATAGCTGCGGCAACGGTTTGGAATTTTGGAGAACATAATGCTATATCACACCACAGCTACAGAACGGCATTTTTACTACAGGGAAATTCTGAAAATGAATCCATCGTAAATACCAACAGCTCCTGGTTTGTAAAGCAGAATGACGGCTACAGCCCCATCCCTGTGAGTTATCAAACTGTGGCTGGATATTATGCGGCTCCACCGGGTGAAAAATTTGTTGCAGAACATTATCCACATGGGTGGATGGAAACCGGTTACGATGTTACGGAGTGGGAAACTGCACGAACTTACCAGCAGGGTCAGCCGCGCGGCACTAACCCATACGGCAATCTTTATGGCTGGAACCTGGTTCCGCGAAACATACCTATGATGGAAGAGCATAAAGAACGCATTCTGGAATTGCGGCGAACGGAAGGTATTGCCATGAACGGTGGTTTTCTGGAAGGAACCGAACCCCTTGAAGTTCCTGCTGACAGCCGAGTTGTGCTGCTTGTTGATCAAACATATATCATAAACGCCTACCCGGTGCTGATAGTGAGCGGCGGACGCGATGCAGAGATAAGGCTGATTTATGCCGAAGCCCTACGCGAAGCAGACAATACTAAAGGAAACCGTAACGAAATTGAGGGAAAAGAAATCCTTGGTTTCCACGATTCATTTATTTTAAATGGCGGTCAAAACAGAACTCTGCAGCCGCTTTGGCTCCGGTCTTACCGCTATATTCAGCTTGAAATAGAAACGGCTTCCGATCCTCTTATCCTGCATGATATGTACGGAATTTTTACCGGCTACCCGTTTGAAGAGAACGCACGGTTTGCGAGCAGCGACGAAAGCCTTGATGATATCTGGGAAGCCGGCTGGCGAACGGCCCGGCTGAACGCGTTTGAGTCGTACTGGGATTGCGCGTATTACGAGCAGCTGCAATATGTGGGCGATACCCGGATCCAGGCTTTGATTTCTTTATATGTTTCGGGTGATGACCGCCTGATGAGAAATGCCATTGAGCATTTTAACGATTCCCGAATGCCCGATGGAATAACCATGAGCAGGTATCCGTCTCATCATCCGCAATATATACCACCGTATTCACTTCTCTGGATTTCTATGGTGCACGATTACTGGATGCATCGCGATGATGACGAGTTTGTAAAACAGTTTTTGCCCGGTATTCGAAGCGTAATTAACTGGTATGAAGAGTACCTGGATGATGAGCTTGATCTGCTGGGACCGATGCCGTGGTGGAATTATGTTGATGCCGCACAGGGATTTGACCGCGGAACCCCACCCGGATCTGACGACGGTAACTCAATCGTGATTTCTCTGCAAATACTCTATGTTCTTGATTATGCCGCCGAACTTGCCGAAGCATACGGCAACTACCGTGATGCCGGTCATTACCGTGAATTGATGGAGCGCCTCCAGAAGTCAATCCTAAAATATGGCTGGAATACCGAACGGCAGCTGATTGCCGATACTCCCGATCAAAACGACTACAGCCAGCAGGCAAATATTCTGGCGGTATTGACCGGTGTCGTTCCGGAGGATCAGCAAAAAAATCTGATGGAAAGAATCCTGGTCGAAGAAGACCTGGTACAGGCAACGTACTATTTTCGGTTTTATCTTTTCCGGGCGATGCGAAAAGCTGGTTTGGGCAATCAATACCTGGATCAGCTTGACCCTTGGTACGATGCCCTTGCACTCGGAATGACCACTTTCCCCGAGCATCCCGAGCCCAGCAGATCGGATGCCCATGCGTGGAGCTCCAGTCCCAATTACGATTTTTTTGCCACCGTTGCCGGTATCCGTCCTTACTCTCCCGGATTTAGCCAAGTACTCATCGAACCTCAGCCCGGTGCCCTCGAATGGATTCAGGCTGCCATTCCGCACCCTAAAGGTAACATCAGTGTTGATTTTAGTTTTGATGAGGATTCAGTTAGGGGTGAAATCAACCTTCCCGATGGCTTAACCGGACGATTCACATGGAATGGCCGGGAGATTGAGATAGGCAGCGGGTTGAATCAAATAGAAATGAAGTGA
- a CDS encoding LuxR C-terminal-related transcriptional regulator, whose protein sequence is MPKYAYIIIMESISGTIYDKLEEGQKALEQTEWTLARDCFQSVVRQEEIPEAFELLGRAAWWLDDASTALEAREKAYKLYRERGDSRCAARVAIALAYDYHSFRGEYAISNGWSRRAQRLLEDVELSPEHGWVKEWDGNVAIEVEHDPETALRLGSEAVEIAKKLNDFDLEMMGIALEGLAMVCAGHVDAGMQRLDEAATASIAGEISELEVAVNVCCYLITACERVQDYNRAVQWCYNVKKTTSGGTYPLMFFLCQIHYTSVLIWRGDWDEAEELLIEASESLMTTRPAHAAEGMVRRADLYRRRGRFDEAAALLKKAGKKPFRMLGANFQLLAKAALAYDRGQLETAESLAERYLENTPSECRVVLPQGLEILALARVELGELNTASETANELRSIAEFIGTEPLHASACFVEGMLCLGTANYKGACKKFERAVELFEKNENPFQASRARVGLARSLHHLNRKKPALHVLHSALETFNKLGALPEEKRAKTVLKKIKSIPSGQTDGLTPDTFTGREMEILCEMARGKSNPEIASDLFISVRTVERHVSNIYAKLGISGRSARADAITYVHKNGLLKNQNIQSGSPN, encoded by the coding sequence TTGCCTAAATATGCATATATAATTATAATGGAATCCATTTCCGGCACCATTTATGACAAGTTAGAAGAAGGCCAAAAAGCCCTCGAACAAACCGAGTGGACGCTGGCCCGGGACTGTTTTCAATCGGTGGTTCGTCAAGAAGAGATTCCCGAAGCTTTTGAACTATTGGGCCGGGCCGCCTGGTGGCTGGATGATGCCTCAACGGCCCTCGAAGCCAGGGAAAAAGCATACAAACTTTATCGTGAGCGTGGTGATTCCAGATGTGCCGCACGTGTGGCCATTGCTCTTGCTTACGACTATCATTCTTTTCGTGGGGAATATGCTATTTCCAACGGCTGGAGCCGCCGGGCACAACGCTTGCTTGAAGATGTGGAACTGTCGCCTGAACATGGATGGGTGAAAGAATGGGATGGAAATGTTGCCATAGAAGTGGAACACGACCCAGAAACAGCACTTCGCTTGGGCAGTGAAGCTGTAGAAATTGCAAAAAAGCTGAACGATTTTGACCTGGAAATGATGGGGATTGCCCTGGAAGGTCTGGCGATGGTCTGCGCCGGCCATGTGGATGCCGGTATGCAACGGCTGGATGAAGCTGCTACAGCTTCAATAGCCGGAGAAATATCAGAGCTGGAAGTTGCTGTAAATGTGTGCTGCTACCTGATTACAGCCTGTGAGAGGGTACAGGATTACAATCGTGCCGTACAATGGTGTTATAATGTGAAAAAAACCACCAGTGGCGGAACCTATCCGCTGATGTTTTTCCTTTGCCAAATCCATTATACGTCAGTGCTGATTTGGCGGGGAGATTGGGATGAGGCTGAAGAGCTGCTGATCGAAGCATCTGAAAGCTTGATGACTACTCGGCCGGCTCACGCGGCCGAAGGTATGGTAAGAAGAGCGGACCTGTACCGGCGACGGGGCAGATTTGATGAAGCAGCTGCACTTCTGAAAAAGGCTGGGAAAAAACCTTTTCGAATGCTGGGCGCAAACTTTCAGTTATTGGCAAAAGCTGCTCTTGCCTATGACCGCGGTCAGCTTGAAACCGCAGAAAGCCTTGCTGAACGATATCTTGAAAACACACCCAGTGAATGCCGGGTGGTGTTACCCCAAGGGCTGGAGATCCTTGCTTTGGCAAGGGTTGAGTTGGGAGAATTAAACACAGCATCAGAAACGGCTAATGAATTGCGATCCATTGCAGAATTTATCGGGACCGAGCCTCTGCATGCTTCAGCATGCTTTGTTGAAGGAATGCTTTGCCTGGGAACCGCAAATTATAAAGGCGCCTGTAAAAAATTTGAACGTGCTGTTGAGCTGTTTGAAAAGAATGAAAATCCCTTTCAAGCTTCTCGCGCCCGAGTCGGCCTTGCACGCTCTTTGCACCATTTGAACAGAAAAAAACCTGCTTTACATGTGCTCCATTCCGCCCTTGAAACATTTAATAAACTTGGAGCATTGCCTGAAGAAAAGCGGGCAAAAACCGTTCTGAAAAAGATAAAAAGTATTCCATCAGGCCAAACAGATGGATTAACACCTGATACCTTTACCGGCAGGGAAATGGAAATATTATGTGAAATGGCCAGGGGGAAAAGTAATCCTGAAATAGCATCTGATCTTTTTATTAGTGTTCGTACGGTGGAGCGGCACGTTTCAAATATATATGCAAAACTGGGTATTTCGGGCAGGTCCGCACGGGCAGATGCAATTACCTATGTGCACAAAAATGGTCTTCTTAAAAATCAGAATATTCAATCAGGTAGTCCGAATTGA
- a CDS encoding DUF2784 domain-containing protein, producing MIYSILADIVVFIHFLFIVFAVIGGVLVLKWWWVIYPHLISAFWAAMVISMGWICPLTPLENSLRQSAGEAGYSGGFIEHYFLPIIYPEGLTREIQVWLGVGVILINAVIYSIILYKRFKSA from the coding sequence ATGATATACAGTATTCTTGCAGATATCGTCGTTTTTATCCACTTCCTTTTCATTGTTTTTGCTGTAATCGGCGGCGTATTAGTATTAAAGTGGTGGTGGGTTATTTACCCGCACCTGATCTCGGCATTCTGGGCCGCTATGGTAATTTCAATGGGATGGATCTGCCCGCTGACACCGCTCGAAAACAGCCTGAGACAATCTGCCGGTGAGGCCGGCTATTCTGGCGGTTTTATCGAACACTATTTTCTGCCGATTATTTACCCGGAAGGCCTCACCAGGGAAATACAGGTATGGCTCGGGGTTGGCGTTATTTTGATTAATGCAGTTATCTACTCCATTATACTTTATAAGCGATTTAAATCGGCATAA
- a CDS encoding cupin domain-containing protein: MTILKITSILPLIFSFLILCYSPLKAQNISGDEEAFIFHKNDAGLEWASCPEFMPDDCRLAVLQGDPAGPNADVFFKLQGNSDVANHWHTSAERMILVSGELRVDYEGQDPVVMKPGTYAYGPAELPHTTSCVSDEPCLLFIAFEEPVDATEMD, encoded by the coding sequence ATGACAATATTAAAAATCACATCGATTCTGCCACTAATTTTTTCGTTTCTCATACTCTGCTACTCTCCTCTGAAAGCCCAGAATATATCAGGAGATGAAGAGGCCTTTATTTTTCATAAAAATGATGCAGGCCTTGAATGGGCCTCATGTCCCGAATTTATGCCCGATGATTGCCGGCTTGCTGTATTGCAGGGTGATCCTGCCGGACCTAATGCTGATGTTTTCTTTAAGCTGCAGGGAAACAGCGATGTTGCCAATCACTGGCATACATCTGCTGAGCGAATGATCCTGGTTTCCGGAGAGCTGCGTGTGGATTATGAAGGACAAGATCCCGTTGTGATGAAACCCGGAACGTATGCTTATGGTCCGGCAGAACTCCCTCATACAACAAGCTGCGTATCTGATGAGCCTTGCCTGCTGTTTATCGCATTTGAAGAACCCGTGGATGCAACTGAAATGGATTAA
- a CDS encoding glycoside hydrolase family 5 protein, with product MEIKVNQSRRDFLKTSGLAAAAIGLAGPSVFTKSKRRVSIPQWNGFNLLDFFSPDPANPRPPSKEEYFKWMKDWGFDFVRIPMAYPYYVEFDRSRNITPEEVYNISEEKVERIDELVAMAHKYNLHVSLNLHRAPGYCINAGFHEPYNLWLDEEAQQAFNYHWEFWAKRCRNTSPDKISFDLVNEPAMRDDPNDQHSPISSIPGDVYRKVAKGAKEAIHSANQNHLVIAGGNDVGTTVVPELLDLGIAKSNRGYYPAQISHYRAPWAFSDIDALPEPKWPGQVGDRYFNREMLEEHYAPWIEVVNQGIGVHCGELGCYNETPHEVFLAWFDDTLDILTSNGIGYGLWEFSGSFGLLNSGRSDVDYEDWYGHKLDRKLLDLLIKYQ from the coding sequence ATGGAAATTAAAGTAAACCAATCGCGACGTGACTTTTTAAAAACATCCGGATTGGCTGCCGCTGCCATTGGCCTGGCAGGGCCATCCGTATTTACAAAATCAAAAAGAAGAGTAAGCATACCGCAATGGAATGGTTTTAACCTGCTCGATTTCTTCTCGCCTGATCCGGCAAATCCGAGGCCGCCTTCAAAAGAAGAGTATTTTAAATGGATGAAGGACTGGGGTTTTGATTTTGTTAGAATCCCAATGGCCTATCCCTATTATGTGGAATTTGACCGGAGCAGAAATATCACCCCGGAAGAGGTGTACAATATCAGCGAAGAGAAGGTGGAGAGAATTGATGAGCTGGTAGCTATGGCACACAAATACAATTTGCATGTGAGCCTGAACCTGCACCGTGCACCGGGATATTGCATAAACGCAGGCTTCCACGAGCCTTACAATCTCTGGCTTGATGAGGAAGCGCAGCAGGCATTTAATTATCACTGGGAGTTTTGGGCAAAACGGTGCAGAAACACATCACCCGATAAAATCAGTTTTGACCTGGTGAATGAGCCGGCCATGAGAGATGACCCAAACGATCAGCATTCACCCATTTCCTCCATTCCCGGCGATGTGTACCGTAAAGTGGCAAAGGGAGCCAAGGAGGCGATTCATTCTGCGAATCAGAATCATCTTGTGATTGCCGGAGGCAACGATGTGGGTACCACCGTAGTACCGGAACTGCTCGACCTCGGCATTGCGAAAAGTAACCGCGGTTATTATCCGGCACAAATTTCACACTACAGGGCTCCATGGGCATTTTCCGATATCGATGCCCTTCCCGAACCCAAATGGCCGGGACAGGTGGGCGACCGCTATTTCAATCGTGAAATGCTCGAGGAACATTATGCTCCGTGGATTGAAGTGGTAAACCAGGGAATCGGAGTTCACTGCGGTGAGCTTGGCTGTTACAATGAAACTCCTCATGAAGTTTTTCTCGCCTGGTTCGATGATACGCTGGATATCCTAACTTCTAACGGAATCGGATACGGACTGTGGGAATTTTCCGGCAGTTTCGGGCTTCTTAACTCCGGCAGAAGTGATGTGGACTATGAAGACTGGTACGGCCACAAACTGGATCGCAAGCTGCTGGATTTACTGATAAAATATCAGTAG
- a CDS encoding SDR family oxidoreductase, giving the protein MKNLSWNNAILTGASKGLGVHIARALAKEGVNLVLIARSADALEKVRDEMMTYDVKAVVIPADLTETGNFDSLIAEAEKKLGPIDILVNNAGIEISTPYEKFSPDDIQKMITLNLTVPMLLTRAVMPGMLKRNRGHFVNISSLAGKTGFPTQTPYAASKAGLIMFTHSLRIELGDTQIGASVVCPGFVSDDGMYARMEERAGPAPKILKPTTPEKVAKGVVRCIKKNIPELIINPLPMKPLFMLQEAIPGIKTTLHKAFGTPEFAEKITLEKSETEK; this is encoded by the coding sequence ATGAAGAATCTTTCATGGAACAACGCAATCCTCACCGGAGCTTCAAAAGGACTGGGAGTGCACATCGCCAGGGCGCTGGCCAAAGAGGGAGTAAATCTTGTGTTGATAGCACGTTCTGCTGATGCCCTTGAAAAAGTTCGGGATGAAATGATGACTTACGACGTGAAAGCTGTGGTGATCCCGGCAGATCTTACAGAGACGGGCAATTTTGATTCGCTCATCGCAGAAGCAGAAAAGAAACTGGGCCCGATCGATATCCTGGTGAACAATGCAGGAATTGAGATATCAACTCCGTATGAAAAGTTTTCTCCGGATGACATACAGAAGATGATCACCCTGAATTTAACTGTCCCGATGCTCCTGACACGGGCTGTAATGCCCGGAATGCTGAAGCGAAACCGGGGCCATTTCGTAAATATCTCATCTTTGGCAGGCAAAACCGGATTCCCAACCCAAACACCCTATGCGGCTTCAAAAGCGGGGCTGATTATGTTCACCCACTCCCTGAGGATTGAGCTGGGTGATACACAGATTGGTGCTTCGGTTGTTTGTCCAGGCTTTGTGTCGGATGACGGCATGTACGCCCGGATGGAGGAACGCGCCGGTCCGGCACCTAAAATCCTGAAACCGACCACCCCTGAAAAAGTAGCCAAAGGTGTAGTTCGCTGCATCAAGAAAAATATACCTGAGCTGATCATTAATCCGCTGCCGATGAAACCGCTATTCATGCTGCAGGAAGCGATACCCGGAATAAAAACCACCCTTCACAAAGCGTTTGGTACACCGGAGTTTGCTGAGAAAATAACTCTGGAAAAATCAGAAACAGAAAAATAG
- a CDS encoding class I SAM-dependent methyltransferase, whose amino-acid sequence MKKVKSKDKFLEITNNQKQTWSKGDFNEIARQNVVMAEKLVSAVDPHPGQKVLDLACGSGTAALVAARRYCDVTGIDYVPELITRARKRAEAGGLSSEFLVADAQDLPFPDNSFDVILSVYGVQFAPNQEKAAAEMLRVCKPGGKIGLASPIPEGWSGDFFTTHGRYVPPPPGVKPPLRWGTEVGLHELLGDTAKSIKSENRKALQYYLSTDHAVEVFSNWFGPTLNALEKINEDQKKDLLRDLKTVFDRYNIADDGTAIVENLYLQSIIFR is encoded by the coding sequence ATGAAAAAAGTTAAATCTAAAGACAAGTTCCTTGAAATCACCAACAATCAAAAGCAAACCTGGAGCAAAGGCGATTTCAATGAAATTGCCCGCCAGAATGTGGTGATGGCCGAAAAGCTTGTAAGTGCCGTGGACCCGCATCCCGGGCAAAAGGTACTGGACCTGGCCTGCGGCAGCGGAACGGCAGCGCTTGTAGCCGCCCGCAGGTACTGCGATGTTACAGGCATTGATTACGTACCGGAGCTGATTACCAGGGCCCGAAAGCGAGCGGAAGCAGGCGGTCTGTCTTCTGAATTTCTTGTAGCAGACGCACAGGATCTGCCGTTTCCCGATAACAGCTTCGATGTGATTCTATCAGTATATGGCGTGCAATTTGCGCCAAATCAGGAGAAAGCAGCAGCGGAGATGTTGAGGGTCTGCAAGCCAGGCGGGAAAATTGGCCTGGCCAGCCCCATCCCGGAAGGCTGGAGCGGCGATTTCTTTACCACTCACGGCAGATATGTACCACCGCCTCCCGGTGTGAAACCACCGCTGCGATGGGGAACAGAAGTAGGCCTCCATGAACTGCTGGGTGATACCGCAAAATCGATCAAAAGTGAAAATCGGAAAGCACTTCAATATTACCTGTCAACAGATCATGCTGTAGAGGTTTTCAGCAACTGGTTCGGCCCAACCCTGAATGCCCTTGAAAAAATAAATGAAGATCAGAAAAAAGATTTACTAAGAGACCTGAAAACTGTTTTCGATCGGTATAATATTGCAGATGATGGAACAGCCATAGTCGAAAACCTTTATCTACAATCCATAATTTTCAGGTAG